The Flavobacteriales bacterium DNA segment ACATCTTCAAACTCAAGTTTGGAAAGCGATTTTAGTTTGGTCTCCAACGTTTTTCCTATCTGTAGCGAGCGGTCGGCATAACCGAACATGCTTGAGATGGATGCCGGAAACACGTCCACCAACCGTTCTGCGGCCACGTGCTTGATGCGTTCGTAGCCTTTGGTGCCGATGGCAAGTTTCACCAATGTTTTGCGCGTGTTTCCAACGGCCGTGTCAGTCAGTTGCTTCACCTGCTTTCGGCAGATGTCGGCTATCGGTTCCATTCCCTTGGTTTCCAATACGAATTCGAAGATATGCTCGGAGGTGAGCAGTTCGGAGGCCAGAATGCGTGCGTATTCTTCCGAAACCTCATTCTGCCGTTTCATAAAAAGACCCTGTATTGTGAACGGCCCGATCTTGACCGGATGAACGGGGCGGAAGATGAGTTTAAGCGCCAGGAAGTTGGTGAGATAGCCCACCACCAGTCCGCCCAACGGTAGCAGCCACCATACCTGATAGTAATACCAGATGACCATTTGGATGAGGCCGAAGAGGAACCCGAACGCGAATCCCGAGCGCTCAATGAATTTGAACTCGGCCTCGCCACAACGCTGAAAGATGGTGTTGAGCAGTTCGGGCCGTGCGGTAAGCCCTTCTATCATCATGCGGTCAATATCCAACAGTTCGTGGATGTTCTGCTTCACATCCAGCAGCACATTCTCAATGGCCATGGGAAACTGCGCAGCCGCAGCCTGTTGCAGCGCAT contains these protein-coding regions:
- a CDS encoding DUF445 family protein translates to MQIASIFLLSIPIIAALVGWLTNKLAVWMTFYPLEYVGMRPFGWQGIIPAKSHKMATKAVKLVTSKLISVEEEFEKLNAHGIVQEMKPQLDALSRSIIDEVMQQEMPLIWRLLPQSQKDALQQAAAAQFPMAIENVLLDVKQNIHELLDIDRMMIEGLTARPELLNTIFQRCGEAEFKFIERSGFAFGFLFGLIQMVIWYYYQVWWLLPLGGLVVGYLTNFLALKLIFRPVHPVKIGPFTIQGLFMKRQNEVSEEYARILASELLTSEHIFEFVLETKGMEPIADICRKQVKQLTDTAVGNTRKTLVKLAIGTKGYERIKHVAAERLVDVFPASISSMFGYADRSLQIGKTLETKLKSLSKLEFEDVLHPIFQEDELTLILVGAVLGAIAGFIQIAFVM